A stretch of the Verrucomicrobiia bacterium genome encodes the following:
- a CDS encoding DUF883 C-terminal domain-containing protein encodes MEAPNRVDIEKGEMRVKLENAIEKAKEVCERLQDQTAAAAKATDKTIREHPYQALGIAFGTGVLIGVLVTLSRRD; translated from the coding sequence ATGGAAGCACCAAATCGTGTGGATATTGAAAAAGGCGAAATGAGGGTTAAGCTCGAAAACGCAATCGAGAAAGCCAAAGAGGTTTGCGAGCGCCTTCAAGACCAAACGGCCGCCGCCGCCAAAGCAACCGACAAAACCATCCGCGAGCATCCATATCAGGCCCTTGGCATTGCTTTCGGCACGGGTGTGCTCATCGGAGTACTCGTGACGCTGAGCAGGCGCGACTAA
- the hoxE gene encoding bidirectional hydrogenase complex protein HoxE yields MMLTLESKKPNRLPKILEHASGDKRFKILEAHMKKHQFKQDALIEVLHKAQELFGYLEDDLLLFIAYKLRLPASRVYGVATFYHFFTLKPKGRHTCVVCMGTACYVRGADKILAALEETAHIKSGETTPDNALSLLTARCIGACGIAPAVVYDGNVTPRQNPASALEHVKGWLAHGS; encoded by the coding sequence ATGATGCTGACGCTCGAAAGCAAAAAGCCCAACCGGCTGCCGAAGATTCTGGAGCATGCCAGCGGTGACAAACGCTTCAAAATCCTGGAAGCCCACATGAAGAAGCACCAGTTCAAGCAGGACGCCCTGATCGAGGTGCTGCACAAGGCCCAGGAACTCTTTGGTTACCTCGAAGACGACCTGTTGCTCTTCATCGCCTACAAGCTCCGGCTCCCCGCCAGCCGGGTCTATGGCGTGGCGACCTTTTATCATTTCTTCACACTCAAGCCCAAAGGCCGGCATACGTGCGTCGTGTGCATGGGCACCGCCTGTTACGTCCGAGGCGCTGATAAAATCCTGGCCGCGCTCGAAGAAACCGCCCATATCAAGTCAGGAGAGACGACCCCGGATAATGCGCTCTCGTTGCTGACCGCCCGGTGCATAGGCGCCTGCGGCATCGCCCCGGCGGTCGTCTATGACGGCAATGTGACTCCCCGCCAGAACCCGGCTTCGGCTCTGGAACATGTGAAAGGATGGCTCGCCCATGGTTCTTGA
- a CDS encoding NuoF family protein, whose translation MVLDDLIEIAEKERAGRKKHTLRCCIAAGCMSSNSKGVKEALEKAVKEAGLEGEVEVRGVGCMKLCCQGPLVQLDSAEEGATVEVSSNAPGPLYQKVTPEDAASLVATLKGGTTSVQKGDANHPFFREQAPIVLANTGLIDPERIESYIAAEGYQALHDVLREMTPKKVVESMIKSGLRGRGGAGYPTGLKWATVAKTPSQQKFVICNADEGDPGAFMDRSVLESDPHSVLEGMAIGAYAVGANQGFIYVRAEYPLAIARLQTAIKQAKQYGLLGSGIFESPFHFNIDLRIGAGAFVCGEETALMASVEGKRGTPRPRPPFPAERGLYDSPTLINNVETFANVPTIIRKGADWFAGIGTEKSKGTKVFALAGKINNTGLIEVPMGTTLRKIVEEMGGGAPEGGKIKAVQTGGPSGGCIPAEALDTPVDYDSLTKLGSIMGSGGMIVMDQTTRMVDVARFFMEFCMDESCGKCIPCRAGTVQMHHLLCKLLERKATLRDLQRLEELCDMVRNTSLCGLGQTAPNPVLSTLRYFRQEYMDLLQEDLFGPNGYGKETPQDSSIKNVRPS comes from the coding sequence ATGGTTCTTGATGATCTCATCGAAATTGCGGAGAAAGAACGCGCCGGGCGCAAAAAGCACACTCTGCGCTGCTGCATCGCGGCGGGCTGCATGTCTTCGAACTCCAAAGGCGTCAAAGAAGCCTTGGAAAAGGCCGTCAAAGAGGCAGGACTGGAAGGAGAAGTGGAGGTCCGCGGCGTTGGATGCATGAAACTCTGCTGCCAAGGTCCGCTGGTCCAATTGGACAGCGCCGAGGAAGGGGCAACAGTCGAGGTTAGCTCGAATGCCCCGGGTCCTCTTTATCAGAAGGTCACACCCGAGGACGCCGCATCCCTGGTGGCCACCCTCAAGGGCGGCACGACATCGGTACAGAAAGGCGACGCCAATCATCCCTTCTTCAGGGAGCAGGCGCCGATTGTTCTGGCCAACACCGGCTTGATCGATCCGGAACGCATCGAATCGTACATTGCCGCCGAGGGCTACCAGGCCCTGCACGACGTGTTGCGCGAAATGACCCCTAAAAAAGTCGTCGAGTCCATGATCAAGAGCGGCTTGCGTGGACGCGGCGGAGCGGGCTATCCCACCGGGCTGAAATGGGCCACGGTTGCCAAGACGCCCAGCCAGCAGAAATTCGTCATTTGCAACGCGGACGAAGGGGACCCCGGGGCCTTCATGGACCGGAGTGTTCTCGAGAGCGACCCGCACAGTGTCCTGGAAGGAATGGCCATCGGCGCTTACGCCGTGGGCGCCAACCAGGGCTTCATTTATGTGAGGGCCGAGTATCCCCTGGCCATTGCGCGGCTCCAAACCGCAATCAAACAAGCCAAACAATACGGCCTGCTGGGCAGCGGCATCTTTGAATCCCCATTCCATTTCAATATCGACCTGCGCATCGGCGCCGGGGCGTTTGTTTGCGGCGAGGAAACTGCCCTGATGGCCTCTGTGGAAGGCAAGCGCGGCACGCCGCGTCCACGCCCCCCGTTTCCCGCCGAGCGGGGTCTATATGACTCGCCGACGCTCATCAATAATGTCGAGACCTTTGCCAACGTGCCGACGATCATCCGCAAGGGGGCCGATTGGTTTGCCGGCATTGGCACCGAGAAGAGCAAAGGCACCAAGGTCTTCGCGCTTGCCGGCAAGATCAATAATACCGGCCTGATCGAAGTCCCCATGGGCACCACCCTGCGCAAGATCGTTGAGGAGATGGGCGGGGGCGCTCCGGAAGGTGGAAAAATCAAGGCCGTGCAAACGGGCGGCCCCTCGGGCGGATGCATCCCTGCCGAGGCGCTCGATACCCCGGTTGATTATGATTCGCTCACCAAGCTCGGCTCGATCATGGGCTCAGGCGGCATGATCGTGATGGACCAAACCACCCGCATGGTCGATGTCGCCCGCTTCTTCATGGAATTCTGCATGGACGAGTCGTGCGGCAAATGCATCCCCTGCCGCGCCGGGACGGTGCAGATGCACCATCTGCTCTGTAAACTGCTCGAACGCAAAGCCACCCTGCGCGACCTCCAGCGCCTCGAAGAACTCTGTGACATGGTCCGCAACACCAGCCTCTGCGGCCTGGGCCAAACCGCGCCCAACCCGGTCCTGAGCACCCTGCGCTACTTCCGCCAGGAATATATGGACCTGCTCCAGGAAGATTTGTTCGGCCCAAACGGCTATGGGAAAGAAACTCCACAGGACTCCTCAATAAAAAATGTTCGCCCTTCTTGA
- the hoxU gene encoding bidirectional hydrogenase complex protein HoxU encodes MAAKTLTIDGKQVSAEENATILEAATEAGIQIPTLCHLDGVYDVGACRLCLVQVAGVNKLLPACTTRVAEGMDVQTDSDRLRKYRRMTLELLFAERNHVCSVCVANGHCELQTLAYNQGMDHVRFDYCFPKWNVDNTHALFGMDHNRCILCGRCVRVCWHIEGAGTKNVSGRGAAARIITDLSQPWGSSETCTKCGKCVMGCPTGALFYKGVTVSEMQRDRTKLEFIVTAREKKQWISE; translated from the coding sequence ATGGCCGCAAAAACTCTAACCATTGACGGCAAGCAGGTCAGCGCCGAGGAGAACGCCACCATCCTCGAAGCGGCCACCGAGGCCGGCATTCAGATACCGACCCTGTGCCATCTCGATGGCGTCTATGATGTGGGGGCCTGCCGGCTGTGCCTCGTGCAAGTGGCCGGTGTGAACAAACTCCTGCCGGCTTGCACCACGCGCGTCGCTGAAGGCATGGATGTCCAGACCGACAGCGACCGGCTGCGCAAGTACCGCCGGATGACCCTCGAACTGCTCTTTGCCGAACGCAACCACGTCTGCTCAGTCTGCGTTGCCAACGGCCATTGCGAACTCCAGACCCTCGCGTACAACCAGGGCATGGACCACGTCCGCTTCGACTACTGCTTCCCCAAATGGAACGTCGATAACACCCACGCGCTCTTTGGAATGGACCATAACCGCTGCATCCTCTGCGGGCGTTGCGTGCGCGTCTGCTGGCACATCGAGGGGGCGGGCACCAAAAACGTCTCCGGACGCGGCGCTGCGGCGCGGATCATCACCGACCTGAGCCAGCCTTGGGGCAGTTCGGAGACATGCACCAAGTGCGGCAAATGCGTTATGGGCTGCCCCACCGGCGCCCTGTTCTATAAAGGAGTGACCGTCTCCGAAATGCAACGCGACCGCACGAAATTGGAATTCATCGTCACCGCGCGCGAGAAGAAACAATGGATTTCGGAATAG
- a CDS encoding oxidoreductase, whose product MDFGIAMQANPSKNPSPRPRVATVWLGGCSGCHMSFLDLDGFLIELAGKIDLVFSPLIDVKEYPEKVDLCLVEGAVCNEDNLEIIRKVRQRTKVLLAFGDCAVTGNVPAIRNQLGLGNGESVLQRAYVEGAQSNPSVPREPGIVPALLERVMPVREVVHVDYFLPGCPPPAERIKTLIAQVLSGQEPKLEGAQLKFG is encoded by the coding sequence ATGGATTTCGGAATAGCCATGCAAGCCAACCCATCGAAAAATCCTTCGCCGCGCCCGCGAGTTGCCACCGTTTGGCTGGGCGGCTGTTCCGGTTGCCACATGTCTTTCCTGGACCTGGACGGATTCCTCATCGAGCTGGCTGGGAAGATCGACCTTGTTTTCAGCCCGTTGATTGATGTCAAAGAGTATCCGGAAAAGGTCGATCTCTGCCTGGTCGAAGGGGCGGTTTGCAACGAAGACAATCTCGAAATCATCCGCAAAGTCCGCCAGCGCACGAAGGTCCTCCTGGCCTTTGGGGATTGCGCCGTAACGGGCAATGTCCCGGCCATTCGCAATCAACTCGGCCTGGGCAATGGCGAGAGCGTCCTGCAGCGGGCCTACGTCGAAGGGGCGCAATCCAATCCCAGCGTTCCCAGGGAACCGGGGATTGTTCCGGCCCTTCTCGAGCGGGTGATGCCCGTGCGCGAGGTTGTGCACGTGGATTATTTCCTGCCCGGCTGCCCGCCCCCAGCCGAGCGAATCAAAACTCTGATAGCCCAGGTGCTGAGCGGCCAGGAACCAAAACTCGAAGGCGCGCAATTAAAGTTTGGCTGA
- a CDS encoding Ni/Fe hydrogenase subunit alpha has translation MSKRIIIDPVTRIEGHAKISIFLDDAGNVADAEFHVVEFRGFEKFCEGRPFFEMPGITPRICGICPVSHLLASAKAGDAIMAVNIPPAADKLRRLMNLGQIIQSHALSFFHLSAPDFLLGWDTAPAQRNVFGLIAARGDLARSGIRLRQFGQEIIEILGGKKIHPAWAIPGGVRSPLSEEGRARIRAWLPEAYATSNIAFDLFKQTLDSHKHEAQIFGNFPSLFMGLVGPDGTWEHHGGKLRFTDSSGSIIADQLDPQKYQEYIGEAVQPNSYLKSPYYTPLGFPEGMYRVGPLARLNIARQMGSPKADAELKKFKKLGRGAVTSSFLYHYARLIEILAAIEHVEAGLEDPDVLSDELRADAGINSLRGVGVSEAPRGTLFHDYTVDREGLLRKVNLIVATGQNNLAMNRTVAQIARHYVRGETIPEPVLNRIEHGIRCYDPCLSCSTHAVGQMPLHIRLIAPDGHVVREITRGA, from the coding sequence ATGTCTAAACGAATCATTATAGACCCAGTCACCCGCATCGAGGGACATGCTAAAATCAGCATTTTTCTCGATGACGCCGGCAATGTGGCGGACGCTGAGTTCCACGTCGTTGAATTCCGCGGGTTCGAGAAATTCTGCGAAGGCCGCCCCTTCTTTGAAATGCCCGGCATTACCCCTCGGATATGCGGCATTTGCCCGGTGAGCCATCTGCTGGCCTCGGCCAAAGCCGGCGACGCAATTATGGCAGTCAACATCCCGCCGGCGGCAGACAAGCTCCGGCGCTTGATGAACCTGGGCCAGATTATCCAAAGCCACGCCTTGAGCTTTTTCCACTTGAGCGCGCCCGACTTCCTGCTGGGCTGGGATACTGCGCCCGCCCAACGCAATGTGTTCGGGCTCATCGCGGCGCGGGGCGATTTGGCGCGCTCGGGCATCCGCTTGCGCCAATTCGGCCAGGAGATCATCGAGATACTGGGCGGCAAAAAAATCCATCCCGCCTGGGCAATCCCCGGCGGCGTGCGCTCGCCCCTCTCCGAAGAAGGCCGCGCCCGGATTCGGGCCTGGTTACCCGAGGCCTACGCCACCAGCAACATCGCCTTCGACCTGTTCAAACAAACCCTCGATTCGCATAAGCACGAGGCGCAGATTTTCGGCAATTTCCCATCCCTCTTTATGGGCCTGGTCGGCCCCGATGGGACCTGGGAACATCACGGCGGCAAGCTCCGCTTCACCGACAGCAGCGGCAGCATCATCGCCGACCAACTCGACCCGCAAAAATACCAGGAATATATCGGGGAAGCCGTCCAACCCAATTCCTACCTTAAATCGCCTTATTACACCCCGCTGGGCTTTCCCGAAGGGATGTACCGCGTAGGGCCGCTGGCCCGGTTGAATATTGCCCGCCAAATGGGCTCCCCTAAAGCCGATGCCGAGTTGAAGAAATTCAAAAAACTAGGGCGCGGAGCAGTGACCTCCTCGTTCCTGTATCACTATGCGCGATTGATTGAAATCCTGGCCGCCATCGAGCATGTCGAGGCCGGTCTCGAAGATCCCGATGTGCTCAGTGACGAACTACGCGCCGACGCCGGCATCAACAGTCTTCGTGGTGTTGGCGTGAGCGAGGCGCCCCGGGGAACCCTTTTCCATGATTACACCGTCGATCGCGAAGGGCTTCTGCGTAAGGTCAACCTCATCGTGGCAACCGGCCAGAACAACCTGGCCATGAACCGCACCGTGGCCCAGATTGCCCGCCATTATGTGCGCGGCGAAACCATTCCCGAGCCGGTCCTCAACCGCATCGAGCATGGCATCCGTTGCTACGACCCTTGCCTGAGCTGCTCGACCCATGCTGTTGGCCAAATGCCTCTGCACATCCGCCTGATCGCTCCCGACGGACATGTCGTGCGCGAGATCACACGAGGTGCTTAG
- a CDS encoding hydrogenase maturation protease, with amino-acid sequence MSFKPDCSSSFSFSKGPLLIIGYGNTLRGDDGVGPKVAERIATLSLPGVQTLSCGLLTPELADPIAQAQVVVFVDAALDGSREVQLRKLAPAASSQIIAHAAEPGVLLALARDIFGHAPDAWWLTIPIKSTAIGEEFSLMAMQGAARAIDMIKDSFGVGQHTRVGKPGLSLLNEWCWKTSAHPGPSG; translated from the coding sequence ATGTCCTTCAAGCCCGATTGCTCCTCCTCGTTCTCGTTCTCGAAAGGGCCCCTCCTCATCATAGGCTACGGCAACACCTTGCGCGGCGATGACGGCGTCGGCCCCAAGGTCGCCGAGCGTATCGCGACTCTTTCGCTTCCTGGCGTGCAGACCCTCTCTTGTGGATTACTCACACCCGAGCTGGCAGACCCCATCGCCCAGGCGCAAGTGGTCGTGTTTGTCGATGCTGCCCTCGACGGCTCTCGTGAGGTGCAGCTTCGCAAGCTGGCGCCCGCTGCGTCCTCCCAAATCATTGCCCATGCCGCCGAGCCTGGCGTATTGCTGGCGTTGGCCCGCGACATCTTCGGTCATGCCCCGGATGCCTGGTGGCTTACGATACCAATCAAGAGCACAGCCATCGGCGAAGAATTCTCGCTCATGGCCATGCAAGGCGCCGCGCGCGCTATCGACATGATCAAAGACTCCTTCGGTGTTGGACAACACACCCGCGTTGGCAAGCCGGGCCTTAGCCTGCTCAATGAGTGGTGCTGGAAGACCTCGGCTCATCCTGGTCCATCCGGGTGA
- a CDS encoding response regulator transcription factor, producing MKYNRTVAIAVSIVEDDAQARKILAGWITRAAGFRVAGEWGDAEAALGLMAEKKPDVVLMDINLPGMSGVEAVKRLKPLLPQTQFVMLTVYEDADHIYDALAAGATGYLLKQTPRQELLEAMEEVHRGGSPMTSNIARKVVQSFGQTQASSAAGEGLSPREQEVLDLLARGYLYKEIAERLNISIPTVNTYVRRMYEKLHVRSRAQAVARFTRMDQDEPRSSSTTH from the coding sequence ATGAAGTATAACAGGACCGTGGCTATCGCCGTTTCCATTGTCGAAGATGATGCCCAGGCGCGCAAAATCCTGGCGGGCTGGATTACGCGAGCAGCCGGTTTTCGCGTGGCGGGCGAATGGGGTGACGCCGAGGCCGCCTTGGGCCTGATGGCGGAAAAGAAACCCGACGTCGTCCTGATGGATATCAATCTGCCGGGCATGAGCGGCGTCGAGGCGGTGAAACGGCTTAAACCGCTCCTGCCCCAAACCCAATTCGTGATGTTAACGGTTTACGAGGATGCCGATCATATTTATGACGCCCTGGCCGCCGGCGCCACCGGCTACTTGCTCAAGCAAACTCCCCGGCAGGAATTGCTCGAAGCCATGGAAGAAGTGCACCGGGGCGGTTCGCCCATGACCAGCAATATCGCACGCAAAGTCGTCCAATCCTTTGGTCAGACGCAGGCCTCCTCTGCGGCAGGCGAGGGGCTTTCTCCCCGCGAACAGGAGGTGCTGGACCTGCTGGCGCGCGGCTATCTTTACAAGGAAATTGCCGAGCGCCTCAATATCAGCATTCCCACCGTCAATACCTACGTGCGCCGCATGTACGAAAAACTCCATGTCCGCTCGCGCGCCCAGGCTGTCGCCCGGTTCACCCGGATGGACCAGGATGAGCCGAGGTCTTCCAGCACCACTCATTGA
- a CDS encoding two-component regulator propeller domain-containing protein — protein MLASLARWKFNLEISLGAIVLLFLGGGALSPAFAEAVALQQQLFDIWPAGEGWEQNTVTALLQTRNGYLWLGTYHGLVRFDGVRFTVFDSSNTSALKDGLITSLYEDPGGALWIGHETGQLSRLVNGQFESIALGSGWPGGVIEAISSDEHGDVWLLNDSGTFFRARDGYGLCVPGGASPSRKAVLARSRSGRLWLVSNGQAATLEQDKLVPFQFPDAQPTVYFERVLPSSDGGMWVVGNGRIRKLRQGRWVAAMPSGSAVAASITCLLETQSGALLAGTLRDGLYLLFAGAEPIHFSRTDGLSHDWVRALCQDLEGNLWIGTGAGFDSLRPKKVQMLNAPDGWRGCAVLSFAVEDDGSAWIGTEGAGLYHYGQGQWTTWTESCGLSNLFVWSVLETKQRQLLVGTFGGGLLVKEGERLVSEGDLARISAPVVALYEGRQGEIWIGTTTGLYRYQNGKITWSASKDKLVLPDVRAIAQSADGTLWFGMSGGGLGSFKDGVLKQIRKKDGLSGDFVVSLCPEEDGTLWVGTSDNGITRLKNGRFDIISTSQGLPTPIVTHLVDDGEGNLWIGSHAGILRASKAELNRCADGASSLVNFLGYGKSQGLASPICSGGFQPGAAKAADGRLWFPTAKGLAVVDPAGVTTNTVPPPVHIEAIQVDGRPLEEWVAGKSASGNGRAFGGSRQSPLFRGQQAVGLLGPRPGALREQGSLRIGPGSKSFEFKFTGLSFVAPDKVRFRYRLDGLESEWTLPNTKRSAEYSFLRPGKYVFRVTACNNDGIWNPVGASVAFEVLPYFWQTWWFEGSALAAGAGVVGALVVLATRRRLRRQFEQLERQRALERERARIARDIHDDLGASLTRITLLSQSVRSEIESGQQAADLDQIYSTARELTRAMDEIVWAVNPKHDTLDSLVTYLGRFAQNFLSTAGLRCRLEVPLLLPPWALTSEVRHNVFLAFKEALNNAVKHANATEVRVSLQLEPEGFVLLLSDNGRGFNGVATHSVPLPGAGRVAAGNGLLNMQKRLEEIGGRCEWDSALGEGTRVRLVVWRHQNSRHPFSTV, from the coding sequence GTGTTAGCGTCGTTGGCGCGCTGGAAATTCAACCTTGAGATTTCACTTGGGGCGATTGTCCTGTTATTCCTTGGCGGGGGCGCGCTGTCCCCGGCCTTTGCGGAAGCGGTCGCTCTGCAGCAGCAACTTTTCGACATCTGGCCAGCAGGCGAAGGTTGGGAGCAAAATACCGTCACTGCCCTGCTTCAGACCCGGAACGGCTACCTTTGGCTGGGCACCTATCATGGCCTGGTGCGGTTCGACGGGGTTCGTTTTACGGTGTTTGATTCAAGCAACACCAGCGCGCTTAAAGACGGGTTGATTACCAGCCTGTATGAGGACCCAGGGGGGGCGCTTTGGATTGGACATGAAACCGGGCAATTGTCGCGGCTGGTGAACGGGCAATTCGAGTCCATCGCGCTGGGCTCGGGCTGGCCCGGGGGAGTCATTGAGGCTATCAGCTCCGATGAGCATGGAGATGTTTGGCTCCTGAACGATTCGGGAACTTTTTTCCGCGCGCGCGATGGTTACGGTCTCTGCGTTCCGGGCGGGGCTTCTCCAAGCCGCAAGGCGGTTCTGGCTCGTTCCCGCTCAGGCCGGTTGTGGCTCGTTTCCAACGGCCAGGCGGCCACCCTCGAGCAGGACAAACTCGTTCCTTTCCAGTTTCCCGACGCGCAGCCCACGGTTTATTTTGAACGGGTGCTGCCCTCTTCGGATGGAGGGATGTGGGTGGTAGGCAATGGCCGAATACGCAAGCTACGCCAGGGCAGGTGGGTGGCCGCTATGCCCAGCGGTTCGGCAGTAGCGGCTTCCATCACCTGCCTGCTTGAAACCCAATCGGGCGCTCTGCTGGCCGGCACCCTGAGGGACGGCCTTTATCTGCTGTTTGCCGGCGCTGAACCGATTCATTTTAGCCGCACCGACGGGTTGTCCCACGATTGGGTGCGCGCCCTGTGCCAGGATTTGGAAGGTAATCTCTGGATCGGAACCGGAGCCGGTTTCGACAGCCTGCGGCCTAAAAAGGTCCAAATGCTGAATGCCCCTGACGGCTGGCGCGGGTGCGCGGTGCTTTCCTTTGCAGTTGAAGACGACGGCTCGGCCTGGATCGGAACCGAAGGGGCCGGTTTGTATCATTATGGCCAAGGCCAATGGACCACATGGACTGAGAGTTGCGGGTTATCGAATCTTTTTGTTTGGTCTGTCCTCGAGACAAAACAACGGCAATTGCTGGTGGGGACATTCGGTGGCGGATTGCTTGTCAAAGAGGGCGAGCGCCTTGTTTCCGAAGGCGACTTGGCCAGGATCAGTGCGCCCGTCGTCGCTTTGTATGAAGGCCGGCAGGGAGAAATCTGGATTGGAACGACCACGGGGCTGTACCGGTACCAGAACGGTAAAATCACCTGGTCGGCCAGCAAAGACAAACTCGTCCTGCCCGATGTTCGGGCGATTGCCCAATCGGCTGATGGAACTCTCTGGTTCGGCATGTCGGGCGGCGGCCTTGGCTCATTCAAGGACGGCGTGTTAAAGCAGATTCGCAAAAAGGACGGACTGAGCGGGGATTTCGTCGTTTCGTTGTGTCCCGAGGAAGATGGGACCCTTTGGGTGGGAACCTCAGATAACGGGATCACTCGCCTGAAGAATGGGAGATTTGATATCATCAGCACCAGCCAGGGCCTGCCCACCCCCATCGTCACTCACCTGGTCGATGACGGCGAAGGCAACCTCTGGATTGGGTCGCATGCCGGGATTTTGCGGGCGAGCAAGGCTGAGTTGAATCGGTGCGCCGATGGCGCGAGCAGCTTGGTCAACTTCCTCGGTTATGGAAAATCCCAGGGACTGGCCTCACCCATTTGCTCGGGCGGCTTTCAACCCGGGGCTGCCAAAGCCGCCGATGGGCGATTATGGTTTCCGACGGCCAAAGGTCTTGCCGTGGTCGATCCAGCCGGAGTAACCACCAATACCGTGCCCCCTCCGGTCCACATTGAGGCCATTCAGGTCGATGGCCGTCCATTGGAGGAATGGGTGGCTGGGAAATCCGCGTCTGGGAATGGCAGGGCTTTCGGTGGGTCTCGCCAATCTCCCCTGTTCAGGGGCCAGCAGGCAGTCGGTCTTCTGGGCCCGAGGCCGGGGGCGCTCCGGGAACAGGGCTCCTTGCGCATTGGTCCAGGCTCAAAAAGCTTCGAGTTCAAGTTCACCGGATTGAGCTTTGTTGCGCCCGATAAAGTGCGTTTCCGCTATCGCCTCGATGGTCTCGAAAGTGAGTGGACACTTCCCAACACGAAGCGTTCTGCTGAATACAGTTTCCTGCGCCCGGGCAAATACGTTTTTCGGGTGACTGCCTGCAATAATGACGGCATTTGGAACCCGGTCGGCGCGTCGGTTGCGTTCGAGGTGCTGCCTTACTTCTGGCAGACCTGGTGGTTCGAAGGGAGCGCGCTCGCTGCAGGTGCGGGGGTGGTGGGCGCGCTGGTTGTTTTGGCGACCCGCCGCCGGTTGCGCCGCCAATTCGAGCAACTGGAACGCCAGCGGGCCCTGGAGCGCGAGCGGGCCCGCATCGCGCGAGACATCCACGATGACCTGGGCGCCAGCCTGACGCGGATTACCCTGCTCAGCCAGTCTGTCCGGAGCGAAATTGAAAGCGGCCAACAGGCGGCCGATCTCGACCAAATTTACAGCACCGCCCGGGAACTGACCCGCGCGATGGACGAAATCGTGTGGGCGGTCAACCCCAAGCACGACACCTTGGACAGCCTGGTCACTTATCTGGGACGGTTCGCCCAGAATTTTCTCAGCACCGCGGGCCTGCGCTGCCGTCTGGAGGTCCCGCTGCTTTTGCCGCCCTGGGCGCTGACCTCCGAGGTGCGGCACAATGTCTTTCTGGCTTTCAAAGAGGCACTGAATAATGCCGTCAAGCACGCCAATGCCACCGAAGTCCGCGTTTCGCTCCAACTGGAACCCGAGGGATTCGTCCTGCTGCTGAGCGACAACGGACGCGGCTTTAATGGTGTGGCCACCCACTCCGTGCCGCTCCCTGGGGCGGGGCGGGTGGCCGCCGGCAACGGCCTTCTGAACATGCAAAAGCGCTTGGAAGAAATTGGCGGGCGTTGCGAATGGGACAGCGCCCTGGGGGAGGGGACGCGCGTCCGGCTCGTGGTTTGGCGTCATCAAAACTCACGACATCCCTTTTCCACGGTATGA